The following coding sequences are from one Diospyros lotus cultivar Yz01 chromosome 7, ASM1463336v1, whole genome shotgun sequence window:
- the LOC127806588 gene encoding monocopper oxidase-like protein SKU5: MAIELRQTGKGNGLRPIVWPAILTVLLGIIGVGKSAEIYEEWHVAIDTNVKPVSVNQSVITINGMFPGPLLNTTTNDNVHVNVFNDMDEPLLFTWNGMQQRLNSWQDGVSGTNCAIGPGKNWTYVFQMKDQIGSFFYFPSVNFHKAGGGFGPIRVNNRPVIQVPFPMPHADFDLLIGDWYKHDFKDVRSKLNTTDWAYHMPPDQMLMNGKGPYIGPHSKSHESFTVTQGKTYRFRISNVGTAWSFNLRIQNHRMILVETEGSYTNKITLDSLDVHVGQSYSVLVSLNQDVVDYYIVASPKMFNSSDDDRRLKAIGVLHYENSTTPPSGPLPKGPNPFDQTFSINQARSIRWNLTTGAARPNPQGTFNVSNVTVSQTFILEGSMGEIDGAPHYMVNNVAYLTPDTPLKLADYANVSGVYQLDAFPINFTNLVPINGTFVVTGNHKAWLEIVFKNHLLAMDSWHLDGFGFFVVGFGDGEWTPEMRLTYNLYDPVVRSTVQVYPGGWTAVYAYLDNPGMWNLRSQQLRNWFLGEELYVRVYDPDPNPAKERPPPQNLLFCGRINPPPPPPPSPPTSSPPPMPTPVAPTPSTSPPAHVAWARCLIIILVSCVAAIL, from the exons aTGGCGATCGAGCTCCGGCAAACCGGCAAAGGCAACGGATTGAGGCCAATAGTTTGGCCGGCAATTCTAACGGTACTACTGGGTATCATCGGAGTAGGGAAAAGTGCAGAAATATATGAAGAGTGGCATGTCGCAATTGACACCAACGTTAAACCGGTGTCCGTTAATCAGTCG GTTATCACGATAAACGGGATGTTCCCCGGACCCCTTCTCAATACCACCACCAACGACAACGTCCATGTCAATGTCTTCAACGACATGGACGAGCCTCTCCTCTTCACATG GAATGGGATGCAGCAAAGGCTGAATTCATGGCAAGATGGGGTGTCCGGAACCAACTGTGCCATCGGACCTGGGAAGAACTGGACTTATGTGTTCCAAATGAAGGATCAGATCGGCAGCTTCTTCTACTTCCCTTCCGTCAACTTCCACAAGGCCGGCGGCGGGTTTGGACCTATTCGGGTTAACAACCGGCCGGTCATCCAGGTGCCCTTCCCCATGCCCCACGCCGACTTTGATCTTCTCATTGGAGACTGGTACAAACATGATTTTAAG GACGTGAGATCCAAATTGAACACTACAGATTGGGCCTACCATATGCCTCCTGATCAAATGCTCATGAATGGGAAAGGCCCATATATTGGCCCACATTCAAAATCTCATGAATCCTTCACCGTGACGCAAG GGAAGACGTACCGGTTTCGGATATCAAACGTGGGGACCGCTTGGAGTTTCAACCTTAGGATCCAAAATCACCGGATGATATTGGTGGAAACCGAAGGATCATACACCAATAAGATAACGTTGGATTCTCTTGACGTTCACGTAGGCCAGTCATACTCTGTGCTTGTCTCTTTGAATCAAGATGTCGTTGATTATTATATCGTGGCGAGCCCTAAAATGTTCAATTCAAGCGATGATGATCGGAGGCTCAAAGCTATAGGGGTGTTGCATTATGAGAACTCGACCACTCCTCCTAGTGGGCCTCTCCCTAAAGggcctaatccatttgatcagACTTTCTCTATTAATCAAGCCCGATCCATCAG GTGGAACTTGACTACTGGTGCAGCAAGGCCAAACCCGCAAGGAACTTTCAACGTGAGTAATGTGACTGTGTCACAAACATTTATACTTGAAGGATCCATGGGTGAGATTGATGGAGCTCCACATTACATGGTCAACAATGTGGCTTACCTCACCCCAGACACTCCACTCAAACTGGCAGATTATGCCAATGTCTCTGGCGTCTACCAACTCGATGCATTTCCAATCAACTTCACCAATTTAGTCCCCATTAATGGAACCTTTGTGGTCACTGGAAACCACAAGGCCTGGCTAGAGATTGTCTTCAAAAACCACTTGCTTGCCATGGATTCTTGGCATCTTGATGGGTTTGGCTTCTTCGTGGTTGG GTTTGGCGACGGGGAATGGACTCCTGAAATGCGTTTGACATACAATCTTTATGATCCTGTCGTTCGCTCTACTGTTCAG GTGTATCCAGGTGGTTGGACAGCAGTTTATGCATATCTCGACAATCCAGGAATGTGGAACTTGAGGTCACAACAGTTAAGAAACTGGTTCTTGGGAGAAGAGCTTTATGTCAGAGTTTATGATCCAGATCCTAATCCTGCAAAAGAGAGGCCTCCCCCACAAAACCTTCTCTTTTGTG GGAGGATCAAtcctcctcctccgccgccgcctTCTCCTCCAACCAGTTCGCCGCCTCCAATGCCGACTCCAGTGGCGCCAACGCCCTCGACTTCACCACCTGCACATGTAGCATG GGCTCGGTGCTTGATCATCATCTTGGTGAGTTGTGTTGCGGCAATTCTTTAA
- the LOC127806587 gene encoding U-box domain-containing protein 14, whose protein sequence is MGPTEDPKTALVSQLFRAIRDISGSPECRGPSKKMYSNLVRRVKLLSPLFEELMDGEDDELGEEEVRGLELLKVTFDSARELLRSVNEGSKLFQALQRDRIGGDFLRVAEQIEEALSQIPCDKLNISEEVKEQIELVHTQFKRAKGRMDSPDVLLDNDLVLAQREKESDPAILKRLSEKLNLRTINDLDIESRAIHDMDISCGGVPGDCFDKMMFLLHKLKGFVAIGSPNYDTMEVEKGSMKHRSPVIPDDFRCPISLELMKDPVIVSTGQTYERSCIQKWLDAGHKTCPKTQQTLLHTALTPNYVLKSLIGLWCESNGVQLPKQQGKCGNKRSGVGGGSDCDRAAINTLINKLANGNPEQQRAAAGELRLLAKRNADNRVCIAEAGAIPLLVDLLSSTDSRTQEHAVTALLNLSINEANKGTIVNAGAIPDIVDVLKKGSMEARENAAATLFSLSVVDENKVAIGAAGAIPALIDLLCNGTPRGKKDAATAIFNLSIYQGNKVRAVRAGIVVPLMRLLKDAGGGMVDEALAILAILASHQEGKVAIGQAEPIPVLLEVVRTGSPRNRENAAAVLWSLCTGDILYLKKALELGAEEPLKELSENGTDRARRKAASVLELLQRVEVEAKVCAQG, encoded by the exons ATGGGTCCGACGGAGGATCCAAAGACGGCCTTGGTGAGTCAACTCTTCAGGGCCATACGCGACATTTCGGGTTCTCCCGAGTGTCGGGGCCCGTCGAAGAAGATGTACAGCAATTTGGTGCGTAGGGTAAAGCTGTTGAGCCCTCTGTTCGAGGAATTGATGGACGGTGAGGACGACGAGCTCGGAGAGGAAGAGGTTCGAGGGTTGGAGTTGTTGAAGGTCACTTTTGATTCGGCCAGGGAGCTTCTCCGATCCGTCAACGAGGGCAGCAAGCTCTTTCAG GCTCTGCAAAGGGACAGAATTGGAGGTGATTTCTTACGAGTGGCAGAGCAAATTGAGGAAGCACTGAGCCAAATCCCTTGTGATAAACTCAATATATCAGAGGAAGTTAAAGAGCAG ATTGAACTCGTGCATACTCAATTTAAAAGGGCTAAAGGAAGAATGGACTCACCTGATGTATTACTAGATAACGATTTAGTCTTGGCACAAAGGGAGAAAGAATCTGACCCTGCAATCCTGAAACGGCTTTCAGAGAAGCTGAATCTGAGGACCATAAATGATCTGGATATAGAGTCACGGGCTATCCATGATATGGATATCTCATGCGGTGGAGTTCCTGGGGATTGCTTTGACAAGATGATGTTTCTGCTTCATAAGTTGAAGGGTTTTGTAGCCATTGGAAGCCCCAACTATGATACAATGGAAGTTGAAAAGGGCTCGATGAAGCATAGATCTCCTGTCATCCCAGATGATTTCCGGTGCCCTATATCTCTTGAACTGATGAAGGATCCTGTTATTGTCTCGACTGGACAG ACATACGAAAGATCATGCATTCAGAAGTGGCTTGATGCAGGGCACAAGACTTGCCCCAAAACTCAGCAGACACTGCTGCACACAGCCTTAACACCAAACTACGTTTTGAAGAGTCTAATTGGTTTATGGTGCGAGAGCAATGGTGTCCAATTGCCTAAACAGCAAGGGAAATGTGGAAACAAAAGATCAGGGGTTGGTGGTGGTTCGGACTGTGATCGAGCTGCTATTAATACCTTGATAAATAAACTTGCAAATGGTAATCCAGAACAACAAAGAGCGGCTGCAGGTGAGCTCAGGTTGCTGGCAAAGAGAAATGCAGATAATCGAGTATGTATTGCTGAGGCGGGAGCTATTCCACTTCTTGTAGACCTGTTGTCGTCCACAGATTCTCGGACCCAGGAACATGCTGTTACAGCACTTCTGAACCTTTCCATTAATGAGGCTAACAAGGGAACTATCGTAAATGCAGGAGCTATACCCGATATAGTAGATGTCTTGAAAAAAGGCAGCATGGAAGCTAGAGAAAATGCGGCTGCAACCCTCTTTAGCTTATCGGTTGTAGATGAGAACAAGGTAGCAATTGGAGCAGCCGGGGCTATCCCAGCTCTTATAGATTTGCTCTGTAATGGGACTCCAAGAGGAAAGAAAGATGCTGCCACAGCTATCTTTAACCTTTCAATCTACCAAGGAAACAAAGTTAGGGCTGTAAGGGCAGGGATCGTGGTACCACTGATGAGATTGCTCAAGGATGCCGGGGGAGGAATGGTGGACGAGGCACTAGCAATTCTAGCCATACTTGCAAGCCATCAAGAAGGGAAAGTTGCAATTGGTCAGGCTGAGCCGATCCCGGTTCTGTTAGAGGTGGTAAGGACTGGTTCACCTCGTAACCGGGAGAATGCTGCAGCTGTCCTATGGTCATTATGCACGGGTGATATTCTGTATCTGAAAAAAGCATTGGAGCTTGGAGCAGAAGAACCATTGAAAGAACTCTCGGAGAATGGCACCGATAGAGCCAGGAGAAAAGCTGCAAGTGTGTTAGAACTGCTCCAACGAGTTGAGGTGGAAGCCAAAGTGTGCGCTCAAGGTTAA